The following DNA comes from Cedecea neteri.
GCGTTCAAAGTAAACCCTGCCTTCGGACGTCATCTGCAGGCTGCGGGTGGTGCGGTGAAAAAGCCGCACCCCAAGTTGTTCTTCAAGTCTCGTAATCCCTTTTCCTACCGCCGAAGCGGAAAGCCCCAGAGCTTGCCCGGCTCGGACAAAACTGCCCAACTCTGCGGTGCGGACAAAATAGGTCAGGCTGGACAGGCGATCCATAGTCATACCTCTATTCGAGCGTTTTATTCCGTAATGTTCGGACGTTTTATCATTTTTGTCACTGAAAAACACCCGCTACTCTGCACGCTATCCCACCTGCTTACTGCAGGCCCAGTTTTGAGATTGTAACTTTCCGCTGAGGATATGAATGATGGCCGTTACCCGTTCTCACCCGTCGCAAGAACAGCTCCTGACGCTGGTTGCCGTGTGTCTTGCTTCGATCACTATGCCTTTTAATTTTACCGCCGCTGCCGTGGCCTTACCCGCTATCGGGCAGACGTTCCACGGCTCTGCTATGGCGGTGAACTGGGTGGCTAATGCATTTATGTTGACCTTTGGCAGTTGCCTGATGCTGGCGGGCGCACTTGCCGACAGCTACGGGCGTAAGCGGATGTTTGCCGGAGGGATTGCGGCCTTTGCGTTACTGTCAGCCGCGCTGCTTGCTGCGCCAAACTTGTTTGTTTTCGACCTGCTGCGTGGGGCACAAGGCATTGCCGCCGCTATCGCGTTTTCCGGCGGGATGTCGGCATTAGCGCAGGTTTTTGACGGAACCGACAGGATGCGTGCTTTCAGCTTCGTCGGCTGTAGTTTCGGTATTGGCCTGGCTTTTGGCCCCGTGGCTGCGGCGGTAATGATCGATCTCTTCAATTGGTCAATTGTCTTTATTTTACTGACGCTGGTGGCAGGCATTGCCTGTTTTCTGTCCTGCCGCTATATGCCCGAATCCCGCAATCCAGCGGCAAACGGTATCGACTGGGCCGGAGCCGTGGTGTTTACGTGGACGCTGGGTGTTTTCACTTATGCCGTGCTGCGCGTGCCGGAGGTGGGTTGGGGGAATGCCTTTAATCTGGCACTGTTTGTGGTGGCCACGATTTCACTGCTGGTATTTATTCGCATTGAACTGCGCGTTCAGCAGCCGATGCTCGACCTGACTTTATTCAAGTTTCCCCGGTTTGTTGGCGTTCAGCTCCTCGCGGCTGCCCCGGCCTATTCCTTTGTTGTTCTGCTTCTGCTCTTACCGCTGCGCTTTGTTGGCGTGGAGGGGATGCCGGTGCTTGAGGCCGGACGGTTAATGATTGCGCTCTCTGCCCCGCTGTTGTTCATGCCGATTATTGCCGGTTCCCTGACTCGCTGGTTCTCTGCTTCCGTCCTGTGCGGGGTTGGGTTGCTGGTTTGTGCGGTCGGATTATTGTGGCTCAGCCGCATTCCGGGCGGGGCATCTGCGTGGCAGTTTGCCTTACCGATGTGGACGATCGGCTGCGGGATAAGCCTGCCCTGGGGATTGATGGATGGCCTGGCGGTGAGCGTGGTGCCCCGCGAAAGGGCTGGCATGGCAACGGGTATTTTCAGTACCACGCGGGTGGCTGGGGAAGGGATTGCGATGGCTATTGTGAGCGCGCTGCTCTCTTCACTGATGGCAAATAACCTGCACCAGGTGGTGTCCGGCAGCCCTCAGCGGCTGGCACATGCCGCGCAAAGCGTTGTTACCGGTGATGTCGCCACCGCAACCACCTCGCTGCAGGGCGTGACGTATAAGACGATTGCTGCCAGCTACGACGCGGCATTCAGCGACCTGTTGCTGCTGTTGATGAGCATCACATTGCTGGTCGCACTGGTGGTGTTTTTATTTCTGGACAAAGGACAAACCGGGGATGAAACCCGGCCACAAGCGACGGCGAGTTGATCGCCATTTTAAGCCAAGAGTGAGAGTGTAATGATGACCACACATGTCAAAGATCTGTTCAGCCCGCTGCGGGCAGGCAGGCTCAGTTTACAACATCGGGTAGTGATGGCGCCGCTAACCAGAATGCGTGCATCCGGGTCAGAAGGCGCGCCTGACGCGCTTAACGCCGAATACTACGGCCAGCGTGCCAGCGAAGGCGGCCTGATTATTACCGAGGCGACGAATATTTCGCTGCAGGGGAAAGGTTTTCCGCAAACGCCGGGCATCTATAGCGATAGTCAGCAGGCAGGCTGGAAGCAGGTTGTGGAAGCCGTGCATCAAAAGGGCGGCGCTATTTACCTCCAGCTCTGGCACACGGGGCGCATTTCTCATCAGAGTCATCACCCTGAAACCCCGTCGATTGCTCCCTCGGCTATTCGTCCTGCGGGTGAAGCTCTGGATGCTAACTTTACATCTCAGCCGTTTGCCACACCGGCAGCCCTTGAACTCTCGGCCATTCCTGCGGTGATTGAGGAGTATCGCGAGGCGGCACGGCGAGCGAAGGCTGCGGGTTTCGACGGCGTGGAGTTGCATGCGGCGAACGGTTTTCTCATTGATCAGTTTTTGCAGGACAAAACTAACCAGCGCACGGACGAATATGGCGGCAGCA
Coding sequences within:
- a CDS encoding alkene reductase → MMTTHVKDLFSPLRAGRLSLQHRVVMAPLTRMRASGSEGAPDALNAEYYGQRASEGGLIITEATNISLQGKGFPQTPGIYSDSQQAGWKQVVEAVHQKGGAIYLQLWHTGRISHQSHHPETPSIAPSAIRPAGEALDANFTSQPFATPAALELSAIPAVIEEYREAARRAKAAGFDGVELHAANGFLIDQFLQDKTNQRTDEYGGSIANRMRFMREALAALREVYSAGEIGVRLSPFGKLGDIGDSNPMALFTDVASWLSEQQIGYLHLVEPRVNTGLNEEQDMTQPASVAALLRPYFDGAIIASGGFTRESANALIAAGNADAVAFGRAFIANPDLPYRLSVNAPLNAYDRSTFYAGDARGYTDYPTLPRH
- a CDS encoding MFS transporter; translated protein: MMAVTRSHPSQEQLLTLVAVCLASITMPFNFTAAAVALPAIGQTFHGSAMAVNWVANAFMLTFGSCLMLAGALADSYGRKRMFAGGIAAFALLSAALLAAPNLFVFDLLRGAQGIAAAIAFSGGMSALAQVFDGTDRMRAFSFVGCSFGIGLAFGPVAAAVMIDLFNWSIVFILLTLVAGIACFLSCRYMPESRNPAANGIDWAGAVVFTWTLGVFTYAVLRVPEVGWGNAFNLALFVVATISLLVFIRIELRVQQPMLDLTLFKFPRFVGVQLLAAAPAYSFVVLLLLLPLRFVGVEGMPVLEAGRLMIALSAPLLFMPIIAGSLTRWFSASVLCGVGLLVCAVGLLWLSRIPGGASAWQFALPMWTIGCGISLPWGLMDGLAVSVVPRERAGMATGIFSTTRVAGEGIAMAIVSALLSSLMANNLHQVVSGSPQRLAHAAQSVVTGDVATATTSLQGVTYKTIAASYDAAFSDLLLLLMSITLLVALVVFLFLDKGQTGDETRPQATAS